The segment AGATGATCCGCCGGATGGCGTGAGCCCCGCACGCGCGGGGATGGACCGGCCCGCGAGGTAGCCGACCTGGCCCATCAACGGTGAGCCCCGCACGCGCGGGGATGGACCGTATCGCCTCCACGCCGCCGGATACGAACTGCCGTAAGCCCCGCGCCCGCGGGGATGGACCCCCGGCGGCGGTGGAGTATCGCCAGTCGCATCTGTAAGCCCCGCGCTCGCGGGGATGGATCATTCCGTGGATTCGCGACGCCTCGGCGGGGATGGACCGGCACGGACGCAACGGCGCTGCGACCCCCTTCGGTAAGCCTCGCGCCTGCGGGGATGGACCGTACAGGGGCCGCGCAGGACACCTGCCCGGTGGCGTGAGCCCCGCGTCCGCGTGGACGGACCTCACTAACGCCGGCGCGACGCCGGAGCCGGGGCCGCAGCCGCAGCCGCAGGATGTAAGCCTCGCGCCCGCGCGGATGGACCGTACGAGGTGCCCGAGGTCCTCGCGTGCGAGCGTGAGGCTGGACGGACCGGCCAGCCATGCCCGCGTTCGCGCGAGCCCCGGTCGCCGGAATGGACTGCGGATGGCCGAGGTTGAGGAGGCCTATAGGCCCTGAGCCCCGCCCTGCGGGATGAACCTTCGCTGGGGCGGATTGGGAGGGCCAGCGAGCCCCGAGCAGGGGCGGGGACGGGCCGGGGTGATGTGGGCCAACACCTTCACCTCGTGTGAGTCCCGCGCGTGCGGGCTCCCGATCGTCGTCGCCCCTCGACGCGGTGCCGTGCTCGGGAGGAGCCCCGCGCACAGATCGGTGGGGGTGGAGAACCGCGCGGGTTGATGGGGGACCGGAAGGCCAGGAAGTTTCTCCTCTCGAGGAAGCTCACGGCACGCGGTGTCTTGGCCGGTGCTGGTCAACGAGACCCGGCCAACGAAAGACCCGTGTCCGATGCGGGCGGTCCTCGAGACCGGCGATCGGCGAAACGGCTTCCGGCCGGGGCGCCATCACCGGGTGACGGAGACGCGTTCGTCGTCGTCCCGCTGGACGGCCCGGAAGAGGGGATGGTTTGGGACGGTGTTCTTCCCCGTGTGGCCGGGGTTCGAACGCGGGGGAGTCTGGGTGGCGGGCCAGCGTCGAGGGGCGGAGCGCGCCGTGGGGGGTTGATCCGTGCCGCGTCGCCCGGCCGGGAGCGGAATCTCCGCTATTGACGGCGTTTCCTCGTCCCGCCATCATGGTGGCCACCATCACATGGACCCCGCTGGTCCCCATCAGTCCCGCCCCGTGTTCGCCGGCCCCGTCGGCCGCACGCGGGGGCGTACGGAGGCGTCCATGACGCGTCGCGGCGCGTGAGCCCACACCGTGGAGGTAGTTGGTGGACAGCGTCTCCCTGCGCGGGGTCACGAAGGTCTTCGAGGACGGGACCCGGGCGGTCGACGGGGTCGACCTCGACATCGAGGCCGGCGAGTCGATGGTGCTGCTCGGGCCGTCGGGGTGCGGCAAGTCCACCCTGCTGCGTCTGGTCGCGGGGCTGGAGGACCCGACGGACGGCGACATCCTCCTCTCCGGTGAGCGGGCCAACGACCGACCGCCCCGTGACCGCGGGGTGGCGATGATTTTCCAGGACTTCGCGCTGTACCCGCACATGAGCGTGCGGGAGAACATCTCCTTCCCCCTGGTCGTGCGGCGGGTGCCGCGCCAGCGGGCCGGGCAGCGCGTGGAGTCCATCGCCGAGGGGCTCGGCCTGGACCAGCTCCTGGCCCGACGCCCCGGCCAACTCTCCGGCGGGCAACGCCAGCGTGTCGCCATGGGGCGAGCCCTCGCCCGCGACCCCAGCCTGTTCCTGCTCGACGAACCCCTCTCCAACCTGGACTCGGTGCTGCGGCAGGAACTCCGCCAGGAGATGTCGGCCGCGATCCGCCAGCTCGGGATCACCACCCTCTACGTCACCCACGACCAGGTGGAGGCGCTGAGTTTCGCGGACCGGATCGCCGTGCTGCGCGCCGGGACGATCGCGGACCTCGGCAGCGCCGAACGCGTGTATCGCGCGCCGGCGAACACCTACGTGGCGACCTTCCTCGGCACCCCCCGCATGCCGCTGCTCAGCGCGCGGGTGGAGGCGCTTCCCGACCACCAGGTACGCCTCCACCTCGGCAGCCAGTCGCTCCTGGTTCCGGGGACCGACTTCCGGACCCGGCGTCTGGCCCACTTCCACAGCGAGAGCGTCACGGTGGGGATCCGCCCCGAGGCCATCCGACCGGTCGCGGAGCAGACCGCCGAGACCCTGCGCTGCCGTACCGAGCACGTGGAGCACCTCGGGCACGAGTCGGTGGCCTACATGGCCACGGACGCCGCGCCCGTGCACGTCCCCGACGCCGAGATGTCACCGACCACGGTCGGCGACGCCGAGGGCCACGTTCAGGGGACCGTCGGTCCGTGGG is part of the Spiractinospora alimapuensis genome and harbors:
- a CDS encoding ABC transporter ATP-binding protein, with product MDSVSLRGVTKVFEDGTRAVDGVDLDIEAGESMVLLGPSGCGKSTLLRLVAGLEDPTDGDILLSGERANDRPPRDRGVAMIFQDFALYPHMSVRENISFPLVVRRVPRQRAGQRVESIAEGLGLDQLLARRPGQLSGGQRQRVAMGRALARDPSLFLLDEPLSNLDSVLRQELRQEMSAAIRQLGITTLYVTHDQVEALSFADRIAVLRAGTIADLGSAERVYRAPANTYVATFLGTPRMPLLSARVEALPDHQVRLHLGSQSLLVPGTDFRTRRLAHFHSESVTVGIRPEAIRPVAEQTAETLRCRTEHVEHLGHESVAYMATDAAPVHVPDAEMSPTTVGDAEGHVQGTVGPWERLRRLGGTLTRTPQESTAEPSESGRHQRVDANLAVRLAPHPGLKVGDWLALAVDLPQVHFFDPRGRRIDVGPR